ttcagttatcttctcctccttcctcctcctGCACTGGAAAACGCAGGTGCTTCCCTTTTGGTGTGGGCAAGCCCTTCAACCGCAGTTTACTTGGCGAATCCTCACTACTCTTTTTCGCACACTCCTCTTCTGCTCCAACAAGCTCATCTTCACTGTCGTATACAAACCTCGTGTGTTTTCCTTCAAACTTGGGAGCAATTTTCTTCTCATTACTACCATTCACGAAAATGTTGTTAATTCCCTCACACAGTTCATCCACCAGTCCtccatcatcttcatctccttctTCCTGATCAATTTCATCGTCTTCCTCTTCATcataatagtttttttcttctccttcttcctcatcttcatcatggGTACTTGCATTGACCTGGATAGACCAGACTGAAGCGTCATCATCTTCAGCGCATGACTTCTCTTTGTCATAACTTTCTCCTCCTCCCGCTTGGTAAGTAAGCCCTGAGGGACACTCGGATGAATCAGAGTTGTTTTCAGACTTCTCAGAGAAATCCAGCAGTAATGACCTCGTTATCAGAATCTTTTCGGTTTCAAGACTCTCTTGCTTCTTTCCGTCGAATATATTACTGATCACCTGCCATCGATTTTCATATAAACAATAtcataataaaaaacaatagaGTTTGCTGATAACAAAAAGAACCCAAATAATATTCCAGattcttattttcaaaatcttcaagATTATTGATCTGCCGGGAAACTTTTGGTCATATAGATGAAAGTTTGGATACATTTCTCAATTTGAGTAGACAAAAGATCACCGCTTTTTACAAACCGAAAGCCAAGTTTCAATCACATAAATGCaatcataatatataagatataataaatgaaatttcCAAATCTATAAGTGCATTTTGATAGGCACAGGTCGAACGAACCTGAGAAATCAATTGTTCTTCGACAACAGGAGACGGCACAGCAGAAGCCAAATCACCGTTGTTGCTAGAGAGACTTGAGATTTGGGGGGTGTTCGCCGGGGTTGGGGCAAGAAGTCCGGCCGGTGAGTTGACAAAGCCTTTGAGATGAAGAAAGGGACGGCTTTCCAGCGAGATCTTCGAAAGCTCAGCCTCTTCTTCCACCCTCTGCAAGAGGGTCTTGACCTGACCCCTAAGTAAGGCCTCTCCCGTCCCAGGCGTTTTGTTATTGGCTCGGCTGCTCCTTTGCTTGGCTGTGGCTGATGATGGGGTCTCCAAGCTCCCCATCGCAAGCCCAACTATCGGAGAGTCATTAGTTATATCAATCAGCGCCGACCgatcttcttgttgtttcacTTTTCTTTGCCTCGATTTTGAGAGACCCATTTCAGAATCTTCAATCTTCCCTGAAAAAACCATCGAAACAAGAAAGATCAATCTATGGTCATTCACAAACATACAAAAcaagatatttttctttgaagaaccacCCATTTAACTAATCAAGAAACGGAGCAAACCCATTCTTTTTCTGTCTACGtagatttgaagaaaagaaaaagaaagagagaatcacTCACTTGAGATGGGAATGCCGCTGCTATTGTTGTCGTTGTTTACATGAGAAGCCAAAGCCTGGGACCTTGTGACTCTTCTGGTTGATGATGGGGTCTCCATTGGATTTGTATCAAGAAAAGAGTCTCCGGAGAACTGACTAATTTTTTGCCCTGATTCGACCGGAAAGGTCAGAGATCGGAAAAGGAACAGAATAGAGAAAGAACGGAAGAAAACTGGATTCAAAAAGAACGATGAAAAATTGATGTCTTTGAAGCAAAAGGTATTTGGGTGCTTATAAAGAGGTTTGGCAACGGGGTTTAAACGCTAAGATGACCGTTGGAGCCTGCAAAAAGGAAGCGTCGATCCGCGATTGCGAAAAAACTAGccgttgtgaattttttttttttttttttttaattttagtgaaaTTGCCTCTCCGGTTTCTGGTTTTACGGTTCTCTCGTTTAGGCAATATCATATCATTTGATAAAAGCAAAAAGAATATTAACAATTAatcgagagagaaaaaaatatataaaaagtaattaatcCAGGAATTAGTTGTCCAATGACCAATTATAGGAATTCTATAATGTCATTTATCagcaatatttttcaaacttacaATTAGATGCTCAAGGAACCGATTTAGTAATGTTATATTTATGagcaatatatattatatcttttaaggaatattatttgtatagtcgTAAAGTATTAAAGTGTGTAAGCATCgtatacttattttaaaaagagttattctactcatcattcttacaCCATACACatgttaaggaaaaaaaataaaaagataaaaaataaaaacaaatgtgttgtaagatgatgagtagaatttttcttttaaaatggtAGACATATCTAACACCCGCATgaaatactcattttttaatagaaaatgatagtatAACTCCCAAATATGTCCACTTgtataatttaatcttttttcttaattgttaatgaagtaattattaataaatttgtattttcttttttttgtaatggttaaaaatgtttaaaagaaaaataaaagacaaaaaattcaTTTGCGTTGGTGTGCATATTTGGGGTGCATGTTTGGTGTGCACCCTAGCATTGTCATTttttaatagtcatttttttaaagagaccgGCCTGTCAAAaacttacacattttataactatatctaatattactaatattttaatatcgtGTATAAAGTTCTATTTAACTTAGAATCTACTCATACAACATTTGATAATGACATTAATCTGAAAAGTTGAGTGCTGCCTAAGTGATCAATGactaatctaattatttttttgtccatCCATATTCAAAGTTAAAACATTAATCTCAATGAGTGCAGAATATTGGGTGCctaaagtgtatttttttttcaaaattcattttgtaGTTTACCCATTCTTTAAGAAGCAAAACTATTTAGATCCTACCACGTTGCTTATTTTCTCAGAAGTTTTGGCCAAGTAGTCCTTGTCCTATGTGATATTTAGGTCACGTTCGGATAATAAGATTATATGaggtaattttaaataaaaattaaaagttgaataaaatattgttagaatattttttttaatatttttttttagaatttaaaaaatttaaattgtttattatattttgtatgaaaatttgagaaagttgtaatgatgaaatgagttaaaatgagatgagatgaaatattttcactatctaaacggggcCTAGGATGTTGTGCAATTTTGTTTGAGTCGAGCTATTCTGGGTGCAGAGTAGCCCACTCACTTTGACCGCTAGTTGCTTTTGtaacttgttttttttaatttttctattcacattttttaatatatttaaatatttttaagaaataaaaaaatacaccaatacacttaaaatcacttccgtaatcattaagtaaaaaaaaattccgagCCGTCTGGTAGAGCGGTAAGAATTGGTAGGCAAAatagttttttccattttattttaaacaaaataatcattTGTTAACCTTTTTACCGAAAACACATATTAGTTTCAAAGATTTTCACATTGcaaccttatttttttaaaaaataatggttttaaaaaaaattaaataagactttgtataataaaatataatttatatttaattttttttaaaattgttgaaaaccAAGAAAGAGGCCAGCCGTAGTGGCTGTGACCGACTCTATCCAACTCATGGGTgtccaattttctttttcttttttttttaaatatttttaaatacaaatatttactatttattaaaaaattaatttaatatttttttttaatattaaaagaagggaaaaaaattgatCCCGGGCAGAGAGAGGCATTGATGGGACATAAGAAGATGTACCGTTCCTTTAATTCATTTCGCCATTTTTATTGCCAAGAGAGAGAACACTTTTTTGGGAGAATTTTGTGAGAAGATTGGCACGGATATGTTTTGCGTAAATTGTCAAGATCCTTTGAATGCAACATCTTGATTTCTTATTATGAGAATTAAGGATCAAATTCTTCCTTtcaagttaaaagaaaaaaaaaatcgcataAATTACAAGCGAAAAGGTAtgacttattaataaaatatagatttttttacatttgtttttttataaaattatgcgcaaaatttatctatttaaaagttatacaaatcatttatcttttataaCAAGGGGCAAAGAAACTGATAAGAGAGAGTGTTCACCGCACTTAAGGAAGACGAactcatcatatatattcaCATCTGTTTTTAAGGTCTTCTCATGTATGAAACTGTCTAGTTTTTCTGTTAACACTGATAGAAGTAAAAATTAACAGACGGATAAGTGATATTTCtcgaaaataaatttataaatttacgtAATTTGATGAGATGCATCgtatttaactttttagtaataataattttataatctaacgtatcacattaaattacattaatttgtgagattatttttatgaattttctttataaataaaacatttatcttaaaaaaattatatttatatttttttaaagaaaattgtcATCATTAATTCATCAGAGAAACTTACATATATGACCGGATATATTCTGGAATATCctcatatcaaacatgacatgatgaatcaaaataatgcatttggagctccaccaatacattatttccttttgtgactAGTTTGATTTTCACTATTGCTGATACTCTTGACAGATAAACGTCTAAGATACAACAGTTTCTGCCTAAATAGAGACTTAACCTCACCCTTCCTAGAAATCCTAGAAAGAGAagactcaatctctacagacaaacgtctGAGAGaagaactattttttattttattttaattaacaataaagaaacaaaaaaaaatagtaagatagatgcaaaaaatgatggattatagTTTGGACCAATTCCGATAGACTTCAGAACCTGTGATGACCTGTGAAGGCAAcacacttgtctcttttcagccacaaaGGTCAGATCTGAAAGGTCTGTTGGTGGTGAGTCCAGTGATTTAGAATGTGTGTCGA
This genomic interval from Juglans microcarpa x Juglans regia isolate MS1-56 chromosome 4D, Jm3101_v1.0, whole genome shotgun sequence contains the following:
- the LOC121259176 gene encoding bromodomain adjacent to zinc finger domain protein 2B-like, which produces METPSSTRRVTRSQALASHVNNDNNSSGIPISRKIEDSEMGLSKSRQRKVKQQEDRSALIDITNDSPIVGLAMGSLETPSSATAKQRSSRANNKTPGTGEALLRGQVKTLLQRVEEEAELSKISLESRPFLHLKGFVNSPAGLLAPTPANTPQISSLSSNNGDLASAVPSPVVEEQLISQVISNIFDGKKQESLETEKILITRSLLLDFSEKSENNSDSSECPSGLTYQAGGGESYDKEKSCAEDDDASVWSIQVNASTHDEDEEEGEEKNYYDEEEDDEIDQEEGDEDDGGLVDELCEGINNIFVNGSNEKKIAPKFEGKHTRFVYDSEDELVGAEEECAKKSSEDSPSKLRLKGLPTPKGKHLRFPVQEEEGGEDN